Proteins from one Arcobacter sp. F2176 genomic window:
- a CDS encoding tyrosine-type recombinase/integrase — protein MRYPLDCEISFNKTFLFWLSRFVRNKITSLSNRQVTNKDRLAEIIQELINGFNDINDLKNLIKEVRNIGMNGISVYYLPLEKLYFYLMKFGASSMREIDEEILSDFLASQTANLSDASKKNHRIALISFFGYIDKQNEEENGNAYRYGIELKNWGGLSGKSGTKLPSYMNKEEVNKFINAIEEFPFKNPIIGSRNRLIIKIILYTGIRVGEAISIKIKDINKDGDAYIVQVRGKGNKPRIVMIKEHIIKNDLLIWLENNCCEENLLFCNQKNKKITQAYIGRLVEQILISCGIRKEKNGPHMLRHSFATLLYQNSHDLILVQESLGHADINTSRIYTHFDKNRLNRTTDIF, from the coding sequence ATGAGATATCCTTTAGACTGTGAAATATCTTTTAATAAAACCTTTTTATTTTGGCTAAGTAGATTTGTTAGAAATAAGATTACATCTCTTTCAAATAGACAAGTTACAAATAAAGATCGGCTTGCAGAAATAATTCAAGAATTAATTAATGGATTCAATGATATTAATGATTTAAAAAACTTAATTAAAGAAGTCAGGAATATCGGGATGAATGGAATTTCTGTTTATTATTTGCCCTTAGAAAAACTATATTTTTATCTAATGAAATTTGGTGCTTCTTCAATGCGTGAAATAGACGAAGAAATATTAAGTGATTTTTTAGCATCACAAACTGCAAATTTATCAGATGCGAGTAAAAAAAATCATAGAATTGCATTAATTTCTTTTTTTGGATATATAGATAAACAAAATGAAGAAGAAAATGGTAATGCATATAGATATGGAATAGAATTAAAAAATTGGGGTGGATTATCAGGTAAAAGTGGAACAAAACTGCCATCTTATATGAATAAAGAAGAAGTTAACAAATTTATAAATGCTATTGAAGAATTCCCTTTTAAAAATCCTATTATTGGTAGCAGAAATAGGTTAATTATAAAAATCATTTTATATACAGGTATTCGAGTAGGTGAAGCAATTAGTATTAAAATAAAAGATATTAATAAAGATGGTGATGCTTATATTGTGCAAGTTAGAGGAAAAGGTAACAAGCCAAGAATTGTTATGATAAAAGAACATATAATAAAAAATGATCTTTTAATTTGGTTGGAAAACAATTGTTGTGAAGAAAATTTACTTTTTTGTAATCAAAAAAACAAAAAAATCACTCAAGCGTACATAGGTCGATTGGTTGAACAAATCTTAATAAGTTGTGGAATAAGAAAAGAAAAAAATGGACCACATATGTTAAGACACTCATTTGCTACATTACTATATCAAAATAGTCATGATTTAATACTCGTTCAAGAATCACTTGGTCATGCAGATATTAATACTT